In Dyadobacter sp. NIV53, a single window of DNA contains:
- a CDS encoding site-specific recombinase: protein MDNALLSDRIDYVGKLIEIIRNRWKNKSAKNNSFSEVLGSILLDRREKDLISEQILSILFSTKFVSLLTESEIGSNKGFFSDASARLSFKFLPPVNEADELRTQFDNLFNHKKDYQWVKAIPDENWIDFFEGIFIDTNPSVVKYIEKEVLNAILILAQRAATLGIEPEVVSKIPRVDDLDSPFLGLNREVIFYVEKALNSNDFASSGNNDYKHILVMISQCNSQISYIYKHKDVFGISLQLTSLVRQPEQHLKRLAQLLELLQTNDQYRKWLIITQLLKEFVYAENTKYSLRKHFSTNLELLTFKVIENTSKTGEHYIASDKIAYWKLFGKALGGGAIVAFLCGDKTRLYFQHLPIFWEAFFYSINYSIGFMLIHLLGFTLATKQPAMTASTIAANLSNNGENPNWLHKTTQLLIRLIRSQFISLVGNALIAFPVAYGLDKLYFSALGHHIADPAKAFRLIGELNAWESLALPHAALAGVYLMLSGLISGYYENKWIYNKYSIRLMSHRRLIRLFGQERLNRIAGYFERNFGALAGNFFLGVFLGSTSAIGFTLGLPLDIRHITFASGNFGIAVSSLENQISADLWINSIIGITCIGIMNVLVSFGLSIAFALKSRNAKFSEVKSLFGNLAWQFFHHGLAFFFPVKNKEMNSEELQETHVSRQI from the coding sequence ATGGATAACGCTTTACTATCGGACCGGATTGATTACGTCGGGAAATTAATTGAGATAATCCGTAACCGTTGGAAAAACAAATCTGCTAAAAATAACTCCTTTTCAGAAGTTCTAGGCAGTATACTACTTGATCGTCGTGAGAAAGACCTCATTTCCGAACAAATACTTTCTATTCTCTTTTCTACCAAATTTGTTTCCCTGCTTACTGAATCTGAAATTGGTTCCAACAAAGGTTTTTTTTCTGATGCTTCCGCCAGGCTGAGTTTTAAATTTTTACCGCCGGTCAATGAAGCTGATGAGCTACGTACGCAGTTTGACAATCTTTTTAATCATAAGAAAGATTATCAATGGGTTAAGGCAATTCCTGACGAAAACTGGATTGATTTCTTTGAAGGAATTTTTATTGATACTAATCCGTCAGTCGTTAAGTACATTGAAAAGGAAGTCTTAAATGCCATTCTTATACTTGCGCAAAGAGCCGCAACGCTGGGAATTGAGCCCGAAGTTGTTTCCAAAATCCCTCGTGTCGACGATCTTGATTCACCATTTCTGGGTCTGAACCGGGAGGTGATCTTTTACGTAGAAAAAGCATTAAATTCTAATGATTTTGCGTCGTCAGGCAATAATGATTACAAGCATATTCTTGTAATGATCAGCCAGTGTAACAGCCAGATCAGTTACATTTATAAACATAAAGATGTTTTCGGCATCAGTTTACAATTAACTTCTCTGGTACGGCAACCGGAACAACACCTCAAACGCCTTGCACAGTTACTGGAATTACTGCAAACCAACGATCAATACAGAAAGTGGCTGATCATCACGCAGTTATTAAAGGAATTTGTTTATGCTGAGAATACAAAATACAGTTTGCGTAAACATTTTTCAACCAATCTGGAATTACTGACCTTCAAAGTCATTGAGAATACTTCCAAAACCGGTGAACATTACATTGCATCGGACAAAATCGCTTATTGGAAATTGTTTGGAAAGGCACTTGGCGGAGGTGCGATTGTAGCATTTTTGTGCGGCGATAAAACCAGGTTATATTTTCAGCATTTGCCTATTTTCTGGGAAGCATTCTTTTATAGTATTAATTATTCCATTGGTTTCATGCTGATCCATCTTTTAGGATTTACACTGGCAACCAAGCAACCGGCCATGACGGCTTCCACCATTGCAGCAAATTTGAGCAATAACGGAGAAAACCCAAACTGGCTTCACAAAACAACACAATTACTAATCAGGCTGATCCGGAGCCAGTTTATATCGCTTGTTGGAAATGCACTTATAGCTTTTCCAGTTGCTTACGGGCTTGACAAATTGTATTTTTCGGCTCTTGGTCATCATATCGCTGATCCTGCAAAAGCTTTCAGGCTGATCGGAGAATTGAATGCATGGGAAAGTCTGGCACTTCCACATGCTGCATTGGCCGGCGTTTACTTAATGCTATCCGGCTTGATATCAGGATATTATGAAAATAAATGGATTTACAACAAATATTCAATCCGCCTGATGAGCCATCGCCGGCTAATCCGTTTATTTGGTCAGGAAAGACTGAATCGTATTGCTGGCTATTTTGAAAGAAATTTTGGTGCACTGGCTGGAAATTTCTTTCTTGGTGTTTTTCTCGGATCCACCAGTGCAATTGGATTTACGCTTGGATTGCCATTGGATATCCGCCATATTACTTTTGCATCAGGAAACTTTGGAATAGCTGTTTCCAGTCTGGAAAACCAGATTTCGGCTGATCTCTGGATTAATTCGATCATTGGCATAACCTGTATTGGAATCATGAACGTTCTGGTTAGTTTTGGGCTTTCCATTGCGTTCGCACTAAAATCACGTAATGCAAAATTTAGTGAAGTAAAGAGTTTGTTTGGAAATTTGGCCTGGCAATTTTTCCATCACGGACTGGCATTCTTTTTTCCTGTTAAAAATAAGGAGATGAACAGTGAAGAATTGCAGGAAACACACGTTAGCAGACAGATATAG